From the Ursus arctos isolate Adak ecotype North America unplaced genomic scaffold, UrsArc2.0 scaffold_9, whole genome shotgun sequence genome, the window CAGGTAATGCTTTGTTGTGAGGTCTTGTGCACTGCAGGGTGCTCAGCACTATCCCTGGCCTCCGTCCACGAGATGCCAGGAATGCCCCCAGTTGTGAGAAAACGTGTAGTTTCTCTTCACTCAGCATTAATCCAATACGACTTTCTGCAATGATGTGACTGCTGGGTAGGTGAAAAGTGGCCAGTGCAGCCaaagaactaaattttaaattttatttaaattgaaatagcTACTTGTGGCTATGGTATTGGCCAGTGTAGTTTAGAGAAAATACAAGGCTGTAGCCATGTAGGATCAGTCCAAACAACATCCCTTTTCTTACAGAGCCCACTTTACTTTATAGCCAAAATCCTCAAGCAAAACAGGTGAGGAGAGAGCTAGCTGATCATTTAACAAAAATGGTATGTCCAGCAAAGGCTTTCTTAGCAGGGCTGTGGGACTGTCATAGTGTAGGTTAACCTAACTGTGCAATCTTCAAAGTGTGTTGCCTCACCTTGAGTAATGTACGACCTGCATGCTTCTGATACACAGTATCTGCCCTGTCCAAGGAAGTAATATGCACGGGGAGGAGGTTGGAAGCCACAACTGTAAACCAAGCCGACTGATTTCccttaagaaaggaagaaaataagttatttaacaATGAAAAACTTGCAAAACCAACATATTACAAATTACAATCAAttacccaccccccaaaaaatcgAGCTCCCTTTATAAGTAAAtggagatataaataaatataattaaagaaaatacataaggaggtgtgcctgggtggttcagttgattaaaaCTAGTTGACTcttagctcagctcaggtcttgatctcagggttatgagttcaagccccgtgttgagctccatgctgggtgtgaagcctacttaaaaaaaaaaaaaaagtatatatacggAAATATAAGTAAAAGGAAATGCTTTAACTGTGCCAGTGTAAAGTTAGGTTTaacattctgtgggttttaatGAAACATAAGGGCTTTAAGTGTGTAAGGCCAAACTGCCAACaaattatgaaaaaacaaaaagcccgAGAAATACGCTATAGCAATGGCATGCAAGTTACATTTACTGTTGCTGGATACATCcatgtttcatttcctttttctcctcacttTGGGAAAACAGGGAGCAATTCTATTAATACTCTAAAATCCCCAGAATGATGCTATGTAAATGAATTATCAAACAAAAAAGCACATACTTAATGAATACATATCTTGGGATATAAAGAAGTGTGGGAGGGGTACCTGGCTAagcagtggagcatgtgactctcgatcaggagttgtgagttcaagctccacgtcgggtgtagagattacttaaaaacttaaaacaaaaaagtgtgTATTTAATGCACACTAACCCTGTACCTAAAGGTtggacttatttctttttaacctGTGATTTCCATGTGAAACAATGCCACAGGATAGGAACAGTATCTTTTCCTCATGCCAAGTTGTATGGGGCATTCAATAGCCTAATGAAGATCTAGCTTTTGAGACGTACTACTTGTTTTTCCTCCCCATTTctttttcccaagtttttattatggacattttcaaacaaacaaaaagtatcAACTTCCAACCGTCATGAGCTAGTTGTCAACAGTTTGCCAATCTTGTTCACTATATCTGCATCCTTAAAGTAATCCTAAGTCATTTTTTAACAGTACAGACTTTCCTTACCTGCAGAAAATCTATGCGGCCTATGGCACCCAAAAACAGAACCATTCCTGGTTTAAGCACAAAAGTTCTTGGAACAATGGAATGTGTTGGCAAAacaatatttacttctttttctgttaGAAGGTTTAAAATCTGTAAAGCAGAGGGCAGATTTTTTAGAGAATTACTTTTATTGATATGATATATTGTGATTTACCTCTATGGTAAAAAGTGATAAGAAGTTTTTTTCCAGAATTCACAATAAACCAAAGTATGTCAGAATTTGCACATAAAACTGCTACATTCTTTCTGTCTAAATCAATCAATTTATGGATGGCTCTACTCTTGTTTCACAACTTAATACTGAAAAATGGCAAAACACCTTATATGAGAGTATGAGACTTCGTATGTCAGCAGTATCCCTCAAATGTCAAAATCGGTGTGAACTGAAAACATTGATGTGTCAATCCCAAAACAGCACATATGTTCTCTCCATCAAGCTTTCTAGGGACCAGTAGTTCTTAGCTAAAGGTAAGGCAATATGCCACCTTCTATCCCAGGGGCAAGTATGAATACATTAAATCCAAAATGGTCACCTCATTCTAGGAGCAGTTAGAGAGCTTTGAAGAACCCTTTACTGAAGTTTggtcttcagttttcttattacCCCCAAATGCTCAGCAAAAAACGAGAAAGTTATGAATCCTCTGGCTTCTGAGGATGAAGAGTTCCCAAAGAGactagagaaaacagaaaaggaaggccAGGAAGCACAAGATTCTGGTAGGATTTAAGCAATCTAAATCTAATTTGAAAAGGGACAtatgggggcatctggctggctcagttggtagagcatgtgactcttgatctcagggttctgagttgcgagctccacactgggtgtagagattacttaaaaaatttttttttaaaaagagaaatattagaGAAGGCAAAAAAGTCGATAAAAACTTTTGTGAACttaattcttaagaaaaataacaaggagaggcacctgggtggctcagttggttaagcatctgactcagtttcggctcaggtcatgatctcagggccatgggatcgagacccacattaGACTCTGCACTaggcccagagtctgcttgagattctttccctctcctgccccctctgcccacctcctgcccgctctctctcaaataaataaataaataaaatcttaaaaacaacaaaaaaagaaaaataagaagataaTAAAGAACACGTGAAACCTAGAGAGCCTCACAAGAAAATACACAAGGGGCTGCAAGTACTTACCCTCAgcatttgtatttaaaaagcatattaaaagccacctgcaggggcccctgggtggctcagttgttaagcgtctgccttcagctcaggtcatgagctgtcggtcctgggatcgagccctgcattgggctccctgctcagcgggaagcatgcttctccctctcccactccccctgcttgtgttccctccggctatctctctctctgtcaaataaataaataaaatctttaaaaaaaaaaagccacctgcAGTAGAAGCCTTTTAACCCTTTTTAACGGAGACCCTGatacttttatttctcaaaagagTTCCTTGATTCAGTTTGGGAAAACACTGATTTAAGGCATCTAATAAATATCATTaaactgacacaaaaataaactgccaGAGCCCTTTTAGATCTAAAAACTTAAGGGTCTCATTTTGCTGGCTATAATATTTAGCAAATTCTTGCTTTTCTGACTATTTGACAAGCGTTCATATGACTAAAGTAACTGCTATCCTTGACTTGAGtctaaaaggaaagaataagtTGGTGAATGCTGAAGTTCAAGTGCTGGAACATTATTAGAAAGCAGTCCAGTTACTCTGAAGCTACAGATTGCTAAGGAAGAGCAATTATTCTAGGAGCGCAAAAAAGTTAAAAGATCTATTATTATTCTATGACATGGGACACTAAATAGAGCATAATTCTGAGAATGAAACTAAGTGATCCAGGTaaggcaaagaataaaaagaagctAAGACACCACTGTTATTTCATAGACATATACAGATATAATTAGGCAAATCAGGAACTTGCATCATTAACCAGATTCTAAGGAAACTGATTAATGGAGCTGTTGTTGTAAGGCTGTATCCTGGATGCATTCTTCAGTCAGTCCATGACTTGGATGATAATCAAAATTGCAAATGAATAACAAGTTGTGAGATTTAATGAGTTTGTAGAATATGGGCTTAATTTAATGAGATAAAAGAAAGTTTCCCAGAAGATTATAATTGGAATAAAAAGATGTATAAGGGTAAGACAAGTGGAGTTAAATCTTAGTAAGTTGTGCTCATCTGAGGGCACTTATACAAGAAATTTAGTTCTtagtgtcatttttttaaaagatttatttgtttgagagggacagagagtgagagagcctgagagagcatgagcacacaCAAGCCAGgggtggaaggggtgggggggcgcagagggagagagagaagactccctgctgagcaggaagcccaatgcaggcctcgatcctaggactctgggatcatgacctgagccgaaggcatatgcttaactgactgagccacccaggcgccctctagtGTCATATTTTAAGGACAAAAacacattagaaaatattctgaaacgAGGCCCGAGTTGATGAAAAGCCTATCTCTCAGAGAGAACAGCtgcaagaaacaaagagaaatcaTCTGGATTATGTCAGCACAGTAAATGTTCAATGTTTGTTGGATGAACGAATGAAAGAGTAGAGTAGAGTGAGGAAGAGATAGGACATTACACTTTAAAGTAGTTCAAAGTCTAGCAAGGGAAACAGGCATTATGTTCATTCCACACAGGACCATCTGGAGGAACAATGGGTACAAGTTACAGGGAGACTGATCAGCTCCACACAAAGAGCAGGTCAAAGGCCAAATGGGTTACCATGGGAAACGAGGGGACATTGCTTCAGCTGATGGTGAGTCACTTCTTATTTCAGTTCAAGCCGGATGCATAATGTGTAGAGGGAATTCAAGCATAGAATAGGTGGCTGGACTGCAGCAACAGTCATGTTTTCTTCCAATCTCAAAATCTGAATGTCTCCCTAACGAAGGTAACAACCACAAGAACACAAAGAGGTTGTGAGCAGTGAAGCCTACCAAATGGAATACAGATCTTGATGGCATGTAGATCACCCTGAACTGCTTCTATGAATGAGTCAGAACTTCGTCTAAAGTGAAAGGACACGCCTTTCCTGTGTTCTGCCAATGAAGATGGCACTCGTGCAATTGAAAGTTAGTATTTCCAAAAGACATCAAATACATACacaattttcttttgtaattccaGGGGTGTCATGAAACCAGTGGGCATCTTTCACATCTTGTGGGGTCAGTTCTACTCGTTTGGAGGATTTATCCGCAACCATAACAGGTTCATTTTCCATGTCAAAGGCAAGTGAATCAGCATCAAACTCAAAGGCAGGTTCATCTTTCCGTTCTTCTGAATACAAGAATGTTCTTTTAACTCTTCCTAGAACAAGTTATATTTAAGCTATTAGTCACTCCTTTGAAGCTTTTGACTCCAGACAGATAATTCTTATTCTCCTCACTTGCCTCAAAAACAAGTTACTGAGACTAACTACGGTGTACGGAAGCAAGACTACAATGATACCTTTGCCCTTCTGTCAAAGGCAGTGGAAAGACTCTTGCAATGGTCAAATATGTTGCTAGTTGTGTACACTGGGTAGGGGGCTGGGTGATTGAGGGGAAAGTGCTGGAAATCAAACTGTTTTCAGTGAAGGAAggttgaaaaaaagaaaccaaggaaagAGGGACAATCAAATTTAAAGCTGCGGCATGGAGTCAACAAGTTGTGCTGGTCTGCAAGGAGAGGGTGCTGTTGCTCAGTGAAAATGCTTCCACTGCTGACAATGGCTAGATGGGCAGTTGTTGCAGGCTTCCCCTCCTGGATTTCTCCAAGTATCTACTGTTTCAGTTTTCTTAGCACAAAGAACTCTGGGTTTCCAAACAGCAGCCTTGCCTCTCAAGGGCCTCTTTGTTCCAGAACAAGGAGAGTGGACTCTCCCCACAAAAACTGGCTAGCCCTAGACAGCTGTATTTCAGGTTGTTCAACAAAAAATTTTAGCATAGCCCCAACAAGAGTTTTCCTATAGAAGATGCTTACCTACTACATAACCGTGCTTCTTGAAGAGATTAAGTTGATTTTGTTCTTGCTGACTAAGATCTTCTTCAGCTTCAGCTGCagtttttttaagccttttttgtCTTGCAAACATCCTGTAAGGTGTTGGGTTGCAAATAGGAAACTTCAGAAGGTTTAATGTAGTACCTGAAATACCAAAGAATAAATACGTTTTTATAAACATTGTACAAGAAGAGGGAATAAGGGGAGGAAAACTAACGTTTTTGAGGAGCTACATTGACTTGGGTACTGCGATTTACTTCATTTAACCTTCATGACAACCCTCTACAAgatcattcttattttatagatgaagaaataggcTTAGAGATTGGCCCAAAGGCTcaacctggatttgaatcccaaaTCTGCAGActtgatttctttccattttcactgCACTACCATCCAGTATAAAAGCACTTCTGTCTATAATTTAACCCAAGTTCTGGCAGAGAAGAACAGCTTATCAAAGTTAAACACTGGTTTCAAAGGAACAAATGAGGCAGTTTTGCCAACTGTTAAATACCAACAGGGTCACAGAAGGACCCATTTTGCAATTAGAGAAGTTTCTTAAAACCAAAAAGTTGAGGGAAGCTTgcgtggctccgtcggttaagcatctgccttcagctctggtcatgatcccatgctcctgggatagagtccctaattgggctccttcctcagcggagagcctgcttctccctctgcctgccactccccctccttgtgctctctctgataaataaataaataaataaataaataaataaataaaatcttaaaaaaaaaaaacagaccccACAAAGTTGACATTTTTCTCTCAAAGCCACAAATCATACAGCATTAGTGAATTATTCAAGTGTTACATGTTTATAGTATACTGATCTTATAAATAAACTTAAGATATGAATAGTAAGACTGAGGGGGTGGAAGTTTAGAaagtaaaagatggaaaaaaagaaagtaaaaaggacTTTGCAAAGAAACATACAAATATGTAAAGCTACCAAAGAAATCTCCAAGAGAAACTCTCGCTTTGTTTCCTGGTTCATCTACAGTGCCTAAGAAACAGTGACTGGAACATAGACGTGCTCCATATATATTCCCATGAGAAAATGACTAACATATACTAAATTTCTAACCACTAGGCTGACACAAAAGAGAGGTGTGGCCAAAGTAGGGAGagaattttttaatggaaggCTCCAGACAGCCCCCGGTGGACATTAAAGAGGGATATACTAGATGCCTGGGCTGCGACCAGACTTTCAGCGTCTCAGAAAAGGAAGGGGCGGGCCTCCTAAGGCTCACCAGGCCAAGGGGAGATGGTAGCTCTGTCGATAGCCTCAGCGCCCTTGGCGATGCAGTAATCGGATTCTAGGAGCGTGTTGAAGAGAGTGGACTTGCCAGCGTTGGTGGCGCCAACCAGGTACACATCGCCGCGGTAACGCCAAGAGCGCTGAAGCGCTGTGATCAATTCTTCCACGCCATAGCCAGTCTTGGCGCTTATGAGCCGCACATCCCTGAGCACCGTGCGGGCCCTGGCGGGAGGATTCGAATTCTCCCTTCCGTCTTCCTGTGGTCCTCGGTGGCCACAGGGTCGCAGGAGCCCTACGCGGGCACAGTCGTCCCACAGTCGCTCCCGGAGCCGCTGCAGGTAGCCGGGCGCGTCCTGGGGCAGCAGGTCCACCTTGTTCCCCAGCACGATCAGCTGCCTGGGGCCCACCAGCGCGGACAGGTCAGGCAGCAGGGCGTCGGGTAGATCGAGCAGGTCCACCATGTAGAGCACGAAGGCGGGCCCCGGGCGTCGCAGCGCGGCGCTCACCAGCTCCAGATACTGCTCGCGGCTCATCTGCACGCTCAGGGCGCGCCGGTGG encodes:
- the NOA1 gene encoding nitric oxide-associated protein 1 isoform X1; protein product: MLPTRFTRQLLWPFLRGSPPTVARHVPKELLLKRCAAASSFQHPSGLGHRLSRGSAATGGYEGRTDMEEHFLFPEYVSEPEPAPVLEEQLRELQQRQEEEERQKQQQREERQQQKVRARSRVHPVVGHPDPTVPPSGLNCSGCGAELHCQDPCVPGYLPSEKFLSAAAQTDGGLARTVCQRCWLLVHHRRALSVQMSREQYLELVSAALRRPGPAFVLYMVDLLDLPDALLPDLSALVGPRQLIVLGNKVDLLPQDAPGYLQRLRERLWDDCARVGLLRPCGHRGPQEDGRENSNPPARARTVLRDVRLISAKTGYGVEELITALQRSWRYRGDVYLVGATNAGKSTLFNTLLESDYCIAKGAEAIDRATISPWPGTTLNLLKFPICNPTPYRMFARQKRLKKTAAEAEEDLSQQEQNQLNLFKKHGYVVGRVKRTFLYSEERKDEPAFEFDADSLAFDMENEPVMVADKSSKRVELTPQDVKDAHWFHDTPGITKENCILNLLTEKEVNIVLPTHSIVPRTFVLKPGMVLFLGAIGRIDFLQGNQSAWFTVVASNLLPVHITSLDRADTVYQKHAGRTLLKVPMGGEERMAGFPPLVGEDITLREGLGESEAVADIKFSSAGWVAVTPQFKDRLHLRGYTPQGTVLTVRPPLLPHIVNIKGERLKRSVAYKTKKPPSLVYNLQKKKK
- the NOA1 gene encoding nitric oxide-associated protein 1 isoform X2 yields the protein MLPTRFTRQLLWPFLRGSPPTVARHVPKELLLKRCAAASSFQHPSGLGHRLSRGSAATGGYEGRTDMEEHFLFPEYVSEPEPAPVLEEQLRELQQRQEEEERQKQQQREERQQQKVRARSRVHPVVGHPDPTVPPSGLNCSGCGAELHCQDPCVPGYLPSEKFLSAAAQTDGGLARTVCQRCWLLVHHRRALSVQMSREQYLELVSAALRRPGPAFVLYMVDLLDLPDALLPDLSALVGPRQLIVLGNKVDLLPQDAPGYLQRLRERLWDDCARVGLLRPCGHRGPQEDGRENSNPPARARTVLRDVRLISAKTGYGVEELITALQRSWRYRGDVYLVGATNAGTTLNLLKFPICNPTPYRMFARQKRLKKTAAEAEEDLSQQEQNQLNLFKKHGYVVGRVKRTFLYSEERKDEPAFEFDADSLAFDMENEPVMVADKSSKRVELTPQDVKDAHWFHDTPGITKENCILNLLTEKEVNIVLPTHSIVPRTFVLKPGMVLFLGAIGRIDFLQGNQSAWFTVVASNLLPVHITSLDRADTVYQKHAGRTLLKVPMGGEERMAGFPPLVGEDITLREGLGESEAVADIKFSSAGWVAVTPQFKDRLHLRGYTPQGTVLTVRPPLLPHIVNIKGERLKRSVAYKTKKPPSLVYNLQKKKK